Genomic window (Litorilinea aerophila):
TACGCAGCCTATGGGGACGAGGACCTGGCCGCGCTCATCGCTTACCTCCAGTCCCTGCCTCCGGTGGACAAGGAGCTGGGACCGCGGCGCATCCCCCTCCCCGGTACCATCATCTTCGGCCTGCTGGCCTACAACGACGTGACCTCGGTCAACAAGATCGACCACGCCGCGGTGGGTGGGGCTGCGCCCCCCGCAGGGGAGACCGCCGAATACGGCCAATACCTGGTCCAGATCGCCTCCTGCGGCTCCTGCCACGGCGAAGATCTGGGTGGCAACACCGACCCCAACGCGCCCCAGGGGCCCAACATCACCCTGGGCGGAGCCCTTCGGGGGTGGAGCCAGGCCGACTTCGTGACCGCCCTGCGCACCGGCCAGACGCCGGACGGCCGCCAGATGGATCCGGAAATGCCCTGGCCGGCCTATGCCACCCTGACCGACACGGAACTGGCCGCGATCTGGGCGTATATCAACAGCCTGCCGACCGGCCCATAGGGGAGGCACACAGGGCATCGGTTGAAAGCGACGCCTGCTTGCCAGTCCATGACCGCATCCGGACGGACGACGCCCTGCAGGCCGCTGCGGCATAACAGCCCCGAGGCCCTGGCATGGGGCCAGCGGCTGGCCACCCTCAGCTCGTGCAACGGTTGCCGTGATCCCAATTCGGACGGAGCCTGGTCTTCAATAATGAGATGAGCCGCCCCGGAGCAATCAATACTCCCATTC
Coding sequences:
- a CDS encoding c-type cytochrome; translation: MKRILKWIGIGLASLVGLLVVAGGVLHLVGSNRLQNAPAVAVQTVEVHNSPEVLARGQRLATISSCNGCHGLDLGGQVFNDEPPLGYLPAPNLTGGAGGVGAVYTAQDWDRAIRHGVAADGRPLLIMAAHHYAAYGDEDLAALIAYLQSLPPVDKELGPRRIPLPGTIIFGLLAYNDVTSVNKIDHAAVGGAAPPAGETAEYGQYLVQIASCGSCHGEDLGGNTDPNAPQGPNITLGGALRGWSQADFVTALRTGQTPDGRQMDPEMPWPAYATLTDTELAAIWAYINSLPTGP